The following proteins are co-located in the Lepus europaeus isolate LE1 chromosome 15, mLepTim1.pri, whole genome shotgun sequence genome:
- the LRRC70 gene encoding leucine-rich repeat-containing protein 70 isoform X2 — protein sequence MMAWHKVTTSGKHLENTETERVTFWEQIRTSPASRSFPENTFGGPLETTAVLPVQIQLTSSVNLNLEKNSALPIDAASMSGKTSLICTQEVEKLNEAFDILLAFFILACVLIIFLIYKVVQFKQKLTAPENSGENRLEYYSFYQSAKYNVTASICNTSPNPLQSPGLEQVQLHKQIVPESEAQVILFEHSAL from the coding sequence ATGATGGCCTGGCATAAAGTAACCACAAGTGGGaaacatttggaaaatactgAGACTGAGAGAGTTACTTTCTGGGAACAAATTCGTACTTCACCTGCCAGTAGATCTTTTCCAGAGAATACCTTTGGTGGTCCACTAGAGACTACTGCAGTGTTACCTGTGCAAATACAACTTACTTCTTCTGTTAACTTGAACTTGGAAAAAAACAGTGCTCTACCAATTGATGCTGCTTCCATGTCGGGAAAAACATCTCTCATTTGTACACAAGAAGTTGAAAAGTTGAATGAGGCTTTTGACATTTTGCTAGCTTTTTTCATTTTAGCTTGtgttttaatcatttttctcATCTACAAAGTTGTTCAGTTTAAGCAGAAATTAACAGCACCAGAAAACTCAGGGGAAAATAGACTTGAATACTACAGCTTTTATCAGTCAGCAAAGTATAATGTAACTGCCTCAATCTGTAACACTTCCCCAAATCCTCTACAAAGCCCTGGGTTGGAGCAGGTTCAACTTCATAAGCAAATTGTTCCTGAAAGTGAGGCGCAGGTCATTCTCTTTGAACATTCTGCTTTATAA
- the LRRC70 gene encoding leucine-rich repeat-containing protein 70 isoform X1, which yields MRGRVLYYVKWTDITNCITSSTEVSGAGSVHFRHIHHKTTALMMAWHKVTTSGKHLENTETERVTFWEQIRTSPASRSFPENTFGGPLETTAVLPVQIQLTSSVNLNLEKNSALPIDAASMSGKTSLICTQEVEKLNEAFDILLAFFILACVLIIFLIYKVVQFKQKLTAPENSGENRLEYYSFYQSAKYNVTASICNTSPNPLQSPGLEQVQLHKQIVPESEAQVILFEHSAL from the coding sequence ATGCGTGGCAGAGTATTGTATTACGTTAAATGGACTGACATTACAAACTGCATTACATCTTCAACAGAGGTATCCGGAGCTGGGTCTGTACACTTTCGTCACATTCATCACAAGACAACTGCGTTAATGATGGCCTGGCATAAAGTAACCACAAGTGGGaaacatttggaaaatactgAGACTGAGAGAGTTACTTTCTGGGAACAAATTCGTACTTCACCTGCCAGTAGATCTTTTCCAGAGAATACCTTTGGTGGTCCACTAGAGACTACTGCAGTGTTACCTGTGCAAATACAACTTACTTCTTCTGTTAACTTGAACTTGGAAAAAAACAGTGCTCTACCAATTGATGCTGCTTCCATGTCGGGAAAAACATCTCTCATTTGTACACAAGAAGTTGAAAAGTTGAATGAGGCTTTTGACATTTTGCTAGCTTTTTTCATTTTAGCTTGtgttttaatcatttttctcATCTACAAAGTTGTTCAGTTTAAGCAGAAATTAACAGCACCAGAAAACTCAGGGGAAAATAGACTTGAATACTACAGCTTTTATCAGTCAGCAAAGTATAATGTAACTGCCTCAATCTGTAACACTTCCCCAAATCCTCTACAAAGCCCTGGGTTGGAGCAGGTTCAACTTCATAAGCAAATTGTTCCTGAAAGTGAGGCGCAGGTCATTCTCTTTGAACATTCTGCTTTATAA